A segment of the Armatimonadota bacterium genome:
TCGTCGGCGGTCAAGGTCAGGGGCGGCAGGGGACGACCTCGACGCATCGTGACGGTCACCTCGCTTTGCCCCACCATACCGCACCACAAGAAAATTGTCAACGAATTTCTGGTTCAGGACACTAGCTAGGGCCGGCAGCGCCGGCAGGCCGCGGCGCTTTGCATGGCGCCCCGGAGGCGCTATGCGCTATGATGAACGCTGCATGTCTGAGGCTCCTGCGGCTGTCCGAACCCTGGCCCCGCGACTGGAGCGGGTGCGCGCTCGCCTCGGCGAGGAGGGGCTGGACGCGCTGGTCCTGCTCAAGGCGGAGAACCGCCGCTACGTAACCGGGTTCACCGGCTCGGCGGGGATCGCGGTGATCCTGCCACAACGGTGCCACCTGCTGGTGGACTTCCGTTACGTGGAGCAGGCGCAGGAGGAGGCGCCGGAGTGCTCCGCGGTGCGTGTCACCAACCTGATCGACGGACTGGCCGGGTTCCTCCGGGAGGCGGGGGTGCGGCGTGTGGGGTTCGAAGCGGAGACAGTGACGGTGGCCCAGCACCACCGCCTGCAGGAGCTGGCCGCGGACGTGGAGTTCGTCCCTCTGCAGGCCCTGGACCGGATGCGCTGGCGCAAGGATCCCCAGGAGATCGCCTGCATCCGCCGCGGGGCGCAGATCGCCGCGGCCGCCTTTCGGGAGGTCCTGCCCCTGGTCCGCCCCGGGGTGGCAGAGCGGGACCTGGCCGCGGAGCTGGAGTACCGGATGCGCCGCCTGGGGGCCGACGGGGCCGCTTTTGAGACCATCGTGGCCTCCGGTCCCCGTTCAGCGCTGCCCCACGGCAGAGCCTCCAGCCGGGCGATCGCCCCGGGGGACTTGGTCACGGTGGACTGGGGGGCTGTAGTAGATGGATATCATTCGGACAGCACGCGCACCCTCGTTATCGGCCGCGCCTCGGAGCAGCAGCGCCGTCTCCACCGCCTGGTGCGGGAGGCGCAGGAAGCCGCCCTGACTGGGCTGCGGCCGGGGATGAGCGGCAGGGAGGCTGATGCGCTGGCCCGCCAGCGCATCACGGCGGCCGGATACGGGGATTACTTCGGCCACGGACTGGGCCACGGGGTGGGCCTGGCGGTGCACGAGGGGCCGACGCTCTCGCCGCGCGAGGAGGCTGTCCTGGAGCCCGAGGTGGTGGTGACGGTTGAGCCGGGAATCTACCTGCCCGGCTGGGGCGGGGTGCGCATGGAGGACCTGGTGGTGCTCCGGGCGGGCGGGGCGGAGGTCCTTCCCGGAGCGCCGCGGGAATTGCTGGAGATCTAGGAGGACGCCATGATCAGTGCTGGCGATTTCCGCCCGGGGATGGTCGTGGAGCTGGAAGGGGAGCTGCACGCGGTCCTGGAGTTTCACCACATCAAGAAGGGCCGGGGCACCGCGGTGGTGCGGGCCAAATTCCGCAATCTCAAGAGTGGAGCCATAACCGAGCGCACCTTCATGCCGGAGGAGCGCTACCCCCGCGCCTACCTGGAGCAGCGGCGCATGCAGTACCTCTACCGCGACGACGGCGGCTACATCTTCATGGACCTGGAGACCTACGAGCAGATCCACCTGCCGGGGGAGCTGCTGGGGGACGGAGTGCGCTGGCTGAAGGAGAACGTGGAGGCCACGGTGGTCTTCTACGAGGGACGGGCCATCGCCGTGGAGCTGCCCACCACAGTGGAGCTGCAGGTCGTGGAGACCGCCCCGGGCGTCCGCGGCGACACCGTGGCCGGCAGCTCTAAGCCGGCGGTGCTGGAGACCGGGGCCACGGTCAACGTCCCCTTCTTTGTGGGTGTGGGCGACCGGATCAGGGTGGACACGCGGACCGGGGAGTACGTGGAGCGCGTCAAGTAGCGCGGCGCTCCCCTGGCCCCGTTCGCGCTGGCCCGGATGCTATAATCACGGCGTGCGGGGCTACCGGCGACGCCGTGTTCTGTCTCTCCTGGGCGCCGGGCCCTCCTCCCGGCGGCTCCCTCTATGACCCACCGCCGCCGGGCCAGGCAGCTCGCGCTGCAGATCCTTTTTCAGGCCGACCTGGGCAAGTTCCCCATCGAGGACGTCCTGGAGGCATACCGTGCGGAGCGGCCGCGGGAGGACTGGCCGTTCATCACCACTCTGTGCGCCGGCGTGGTGGACCGGCGATCCGCGCTGGACGCGCAGATCAGCCGCTACCTCTCCGGCTGGACTCTGGACCGACTGGCCGCGGTGGACCGGACCGTGCTGCGGATGGCTCTCTATGAGCTGCAGCACCTGGATACCCCGCCCACCGTGGTAATCAACGAGGCGGTGGAGCTGGCCAAGACTTTCGGGGGCGAGGAGTCCGGCCGGTTCGTCAACGGTGTCCTGGGGGCCATCCACCGCGCAGCCACTGGCGCCGACCGCCCCGGGCCCGGTACGGCCGGGTCGCGCGCCCGACCATGACGGCTCCCCAGACGCCCCTTCCGCATGAACGGGTGCGCTGCCGGCTGCTGGTTGCCGGGCGGGTGCAGGGGGTGGGCTTCCGCTTCTACGCCGTGCGGCAGGCCCGGATGCTGGGGGTCTCCGGGTTCGTACGCAACCTGCCGGACGGGCGGGTGGAAGCGGAGGCGGAAGGGCTGCGAGTGGCCGTGGAGGCCTTCATTGATCGCATGCGTCTGGGGCCTGCGGGCGCGGTGGTGCGAGAGGTGCGCGTGGAGTGGGCCGCCCCCCGTGGGGAGGAGGGCTTCCGCATTGGGTAGGGCGTCGCCGGGCACAGACCTGGAGACCTACCTGGGCATGCGCGCGCGGCAGGTGGAGGTGGCGTTGCAGGCTCTGCTGCCGCCGGAGGACGCCTTCCCCGCGGTGGTCCACCGGGCCATGCGTTACAGCGTCTTCGCCGGCGGTAAGCGACTGCGGCCGGTGCTGGTCATCGCCGCGGCCGAGGCGGTAGGGGGTGCAGTGGATGCGGTGATGCCCACGGCCTGCGCCGTGGAGCTGATTCACACCTACTCCCTGATCCACGACGACCTGCCCTCCATGGATAACTCTCCCACCCGGCGGGGCCGGCCGACCTGCCATGTAGTGTTCGGCGAGGCCGTGGCGGTGCTGGCGGGAGATGCGCTGCATGCCCTGGCCTTCGAGCTACTGGCCCGCACCCCCCCTGCAGTCCCCGCGGCGACCGTGGTGCAGGTGATCCTGGAGGTCGCCCGCTCCATTGGGACCGAAGGGATGGTCGGCGGACAGGTGCTGGACCTGCTGGGGGAACGCCGGGAGGGCCTGCCGCCCATTCCGGCTTGGCCGCAGGACCCCGGGGCGGCGGTGCGGGACATCCACGTGCGCAAGACGGCGGCGCTGATCCGGACCTGTGTGCGGGCCGGCGCGCTGCTCTCCGGCGCCACGGCGGTGGAGCTGGAGGCGCTCTCCGCCTACGGCCAGCGCGTTGGCCTGGCCTTCCAGATCATCGACGACGTCCTGGATGAGGTGGGCGAGGCGGCACGCCTGGGCAAGGAGGTGCAGCGCGATGCGCTTGCCTCCAAGCTGACCTTTCCTGCGGTGCACGGGGTGGAGGGGTCGCGGGCTATCGCCGCGGCCCTGACGGAGGAGGCGGTGCGGGCGCTCGCCCCGCTGGGCCAGCGCGCCCGTGTCCTGGCGGAGCTGGCCCCGTGGCTGCTGCAACGCGAGGCGTAGGCAGTGAGGGCTGCCGGGGCAAAGACCGGGATGGCTCGGGAGGAGCGGTCCCCCCGTGCATGGACGCGGCTTGATCTGCTGCTGGTGGCCCGCGGTCTGGCCGAGAGCCGGGAGCGGGCCCAGGCCGCGGTGCTGGCGGGAGAGGTCCTGGTGGAGGGGCGTCCGGCGGCGAAGCCGGGGATGCGGGTGGCACCTGATGCCGCCGTGGCCCTGGTGCCGCGCCGTCCCCGGTACGTCAGCCGCGGCGGGGACAAGCTGGCACACGCCCTGCGCGCCTTCGCCCTCCCCGTGACCGGGACGGTAGCCCTGGATGTCGGTGCTTCCACCGGGGGATTCACCGACTGTCTGCTGCAGCACGGCGCGGTCAGGGTCTACGCCGTCGACGTGGGAAGAGGGCAGTTGGACTGGCGCCTGCGGCGGGATCCCCGGGTGGTGGTCCTGGAGCGGACGCACGCGGCGCACCTGGATGCTCAGGTGGTGCCTGAGGCGGTGGACCTGGCCACGGTGGATGTCTCCTTCATCTCCCTGACCCGAGTGCTCCCTGCCGTCGCCCGGCGCGTCCGCCCTGGAGGGTCGATCATCGCCCTGGTGAAGCCGCAGTTTGAGGCCGGGCGGGGGCAGGTGCGCAAGGGAGTCGTCCGTGATCCCCGGATCCACCTGGAGGTGTTGCGGCGCCTGGTCCGCTGGATCCGGGAGCAGGGGTGGTGGGTGGCCGGAGTGACCCCCTCGCCCCTTGCCGGGCCCAAAGGAAACCTGGAGTTCTTCCTCTGGGTGGTGAAAGACGGGGGTCGGCCGGCCGAAGAGGTGGATGCCGGCATCGAGGAGGCGGTGCAGGCGGCGCACGCTCAGCCGCGGAAGGCCGGGAGGTCATGAGCACGTTTGGTCTCCTGTTGAATCCGGCGAAATTGGTGGAGCACGCCGCCGGTCCGGCGCTGGTGGCCCGTGCGGTCACTGCCCTCGCTGCCCGAGGAGAGGTGCTGGTGAACCAGGAGGCGGCGTCGCTGGTAGCGGAGGCAGCGCGTCCGGCGACCGAGGCCGACCTGGAGGAGCAGGCGGACGTGCTGGTCGTCCTGGGCGGGGACGGCACCATCCTCCACGGAGCGCGCCTGGCGGCGGGGCGGATTCCAGTGCTGGGGGTGCGGGTCGGGGGGTTCGGCTTCCTGGCGGAGGTCAACCTGGAAGAGTTCCCCACCGCGGCCGAGCGGCTCGCCGCGGGGGCCTTTGACATAGAGGAGCGGATGATGCTGCAGGCGGACGTGGAGCGGGAGGGAGTGCGCCGGCAGCGGTTCCTGGCGCTCAACGACGCCGTTGTGGCCAAGAGCGGCGTCGCCCGGGTGCTGCGGCTGACCGCCTGGGTGAACGACGAGCTGCTGGCCAGCTACCCGGCGGACGGGCTGATCATCGCCTCGCCCACCGGGTCCACCGCCTATTCCCTCTCCGCCGGTGGCCCCATCGTCCATCCCCGCGTGGAGGTGATCATCATCACGCCCATCAGCCCCCACACCTTCAACGCCCGCTCGGTGATCGTCAGCCGCAACGACCGCGTGGCCGTAGAGGTGGCCCCTGCCACCGTGGGTGCGCGGCTGACGGTGGACGGACAGATGGACTACCCCATCGAGGCCGGGGACCGCGTGGTGGTGCGTCGGGCGGAGCAGACCACGAAGCTGGTGCGGCTGGCGCGCACCTCCTTCTACAGCATCCTGCAGGCCAAGCTGGCCTGGGGAGGACGGTAGATGCATACGCCAGGGGGGGGTTCCTGCAGTAGCTCCCTGGCACCGCTGGCGCCGTCCCGCAGCGCCTCCGAGGCGCCGGCCAGCCTTGCCCGGGTGCACTTCGCGGTGTATAAACAGGTGGTTCCTGCCGCGGCCAAAGACGGCGGGAGCCGGAGTGCGGTCGGGCGCGCGGCGATCCAGTCCCGGGCTGTGGACGCAGCGGCCAGTGCCAGGAGGGGAGTGAGGGTGGAGCGGATGGTGAGGACGGCAGGGCAGAGGGGCCGGCGGTGACCAAGTACATCTTCGTGACCGGTGGTGTGGCCTCCGCCCTGGGTAAAGGCATAACCTCCGCCTCCATCGGTCGCCTCCTCAAGGCCCGCGGCCTGCGTGTCACCCTCCTCAAGTTCGACCCCTACGTCAATGTGGACGCGGGGACCATGAACCCCTACCAGCACGGGGAGGTCTTCGTCACCGATGACGGCGGCGAGACCGACATGGACCTGGGCCACTACGAGCGTTTCATCGACGAGAACCTCTCCAAGGCCAACAACACCACCACCGGCAAGATTTACCTGGCGGTGATAACCCGGGAGCGGCGCGGCGACTACCTGGGCGGCACGGTGCAGGTCATCCCGCACGTGACCAACGAGATCAAGGACGAGATCCGCCGCGTGGGGGCCGCCGCCGCAGCGGACGTGGTCATCGTGGAGGTGGGGGGTACCGTCGGCGACATCGAGGGGCTGCCTTTCCTGGAGGCCATCCGGCAGTTCAAACACACGGCGGGGGAAGAGAACGTCTGCTACGTGCACGTCTCCCTCATTCCCTTCCTGCCGGCCGCCGGCGAGTTGAAGACCAAGCCCACCCAGCACAGTGTCAAGGAACTGCGCAGCATCGGCATCCAGCCCGACGTCCTGGTCTGTCGCACCTCCCGCCCTCTGTCTGCCAGCATCAAGGAGAAGCTTTCCCTGTTCACCGACGTGCCGGTGGAACGAGTGATTCAGGCCATGGACGCGCGCAGCATCTACGAGGTGCCCCTCATCCTGGAGGAGGAAGGCCTGGGGCGGGCCATCGTAGACCGCCTGCGACTGCCCGATACCCCCCCGGACCTGGCGGAGTGGCGGGAGATCGTGGAGCGCATTCGCCGGCCGCTAGCGACGGTGCGTATCGCTCTGGTGGGCAAGTACATGGGGGTGGAGGATTCCTATGTGAGCATCGTGGAGGCGCTGCACCACGGCGGCATCGCTCACCGCGCCCGGGTGGAGATCGCCAAGGTGGATTCCGAGGAGCTGGAGCGGCTGACCCAGGAGGAGGTGGACGCCCACCTCTCGGCCTTCGACGGAGTCGCCGTCTGCCCCGGCTTCGGGGCGCGGGGGGTGGAGGGGAAGGTAAAGGCCATCCGCTTCGCGCGCGAGAACCGCGTCCCCTTCCTGGGGATCTGCTACGGGATGCAGTGGGCAGTGGTGGAGTTCGCCCGCCATGTGTGCGGCCTCCAGGGAGCCAACACCACCGAGGTGGATCCGGCCACCCCCCACCCGGTGATCGACCTGCTCCCGGAGCAGAAAGGTGTGACCGAGAAGGGAGGGACGATGCGCCTGGGAGCCTATCCCTGCCGGCTGGCACCGTCCAGCCGGGCGGCCGAGGCCTACGGGGTGATGGAGGTGCAGGAGCGGCACCGCCATCGCTACGAGCTGAACAACAGCTACCGCACGGTCCTCGAGGCCGGCGGCATGCGCATCACCGGCATCTATCCCGCCAAGCAGCTGGCCGAGATCATCGAGCTGCCGGATCACCCGTGGTTTGTGGGGACGCAGTTCCACGCGGAGTACCGCTCCCGGCCCACCCGGCCGCACCCGTTGTACCGGGCGTTTGTGGGCGCGGCGCTGCGCCGGGCGACGGTGGAAGCGAAGGGGTAGGCCGCAGGGGCGCAGCACCACGCACAGGCGGGCCCGCGGGCGAGGCGGGCCGGAGGAGGTGGGCATGGGCTCGGTTACCTACGTGAACGGACGCTTTGTCCCCAGGGAGGAGGCGGCGGTCTCCGTCTTCGACCATGGATTCCTCTACGGCGACGGAGTTTTTGAAGGGATCCGTGCTTACAACGGGCGCGTGTTCCGCCTGGAGGCTCACCTGGACCGCCTCTACCAGTCGGCCAAGAGCATCCTCCTGGAGATCCCCCTGTCCCGGGAGGAGATGCGGGAAGCCATCCTGGAGACGCTGCGGCGCAACGGGCTGCGTGATGCCTACATCCGGCCGGTGGTCTCCCGGGGTGTGGGCGACCTGGGGCTGGACCCACGCAAGTGCGGCCGCCCCACGGTGGTAATCATCGCCGACGCCATCCAACTCTATCCCCCGGAGGCGTACCAGCGCGGGCTGCGCACGGTCACCGCGTCGGTGCGCAAGGTGCGGCCGGATACGCTCAACCCGCGGGTGAAGTCGCTGAACTACCTGAACAACATCCTGGCGCGTATTGAGGCCAACCGGGCCGGGGTGGATGAGGCCATCATGCTTTCCCCAGACGGCTACGTTGCCGAGTGCAGCGCGGATAACATCTTCATCGTCCGCGACGGAGCGCTTTGGACCCCTCCGCCCCACCTGGGCATCCTCCTGGGGGTGACGCGAGAGGCAGTCCTGGGGCTGGCCCGCTCCCAGGGCATTCCGGCTGAGGAGCGGGTCTTCACCCTGCACGACGTCTATACCGCGGACGAATGCTTCCTCACCGGGACGGGAGCCGAGGTGGGACCGGTGGTCGAGGTGGACGGCCGGGCCATCGGCACTGGGCGCCCGGGCCCGATCACAGCGCGGCTGCTGGGGGCCTTTCACGAGATGGTGCGGCGCGAGGGGACACCCATCTACCCCGAAGAGGCCCGCGTGGCTCCGGGATAGACCCCGTGTCGCCGGAGGTCTGCCTGGCCAGTCGCCGTCTCTTCTCCGGGCGAGTGGTGGGTTTGCGCGTCGACCGCGTGCGCCTTCCCGGCGGCGGGGAGACGGAGCGGGAGGTGGTGGAGCACCGGGGGGCTGCGGCTGTGGTCCCGCTGACGGAGAGGGGCGAGGTGCTTCTGGTGCGCCAGTACCGCTACGCCGTGGGCGAGTTCCTGCTGGAGATCCCCGCGGGCACCCTGGAGCCCGGTGAGGCGCCGCTGGCCTGCGCGGTGCGCGAGCTGGCCGAGGAGGTGGGCGTGCAGGCGAGGCGCTGGGACCCGCTGGCGGTGCTATACCCTTCGCCGGGAGTGCTGACGGAGGCGATGCATCTTTTCCTGGCCACCGGGCTGGTTGCGGCGCCGGGGCGCGCCGCCGCAGACGAGGACCTGGCCGTGGAGCGGTTGCCCCTGGGGGAGGCCGTGGCACGGGTGGAGCGGGGCGAGATCCGCGACGCCAAGTCCGTCGCCGGGTTGCTGCTGGCCGCGCGGCACCGGGGAGCCTGAGGTGGCCCGCCGGGTCATCGTGCTGGTGCTGGACAGCGCCGGCGTGGGTGAGCTGCCGGATGCCGCCCGCTACGGCGACGAGGGCAGCAGCACCGTGCCCCACGTGGCGGAGGCAGCGGGCGGACTGCGCCTCCCCAGCCTGGAAGCCCTGGGCCTGGGGCGCGTGGTGCCCATCGCCGGCGTCGCCCCGCTACCGCATCCCCAGGGCGCGTTCGGCCGCATGGCGGAGCAGTCCCCCGGCAAGGACTCCACCACCGGGCACTGGGAGCTGATGGGGCTGATCCTGGCCCGCCCGTTCCCCACCTACCCGGACGGCTTCCCGCCCCAGATCATCCGCGCCTTCGAGCAGGCCATCGGCCGCCCGGTCCTGGGGAACCGCGCCGCCTCCGGCACGGCCATCATCGCGGAGCTGGGCGAAGAGCACCTCCGCACCGGTCACCCCATCGTCTACACCTCCGCCGACAGCGTCTTTCAGATCGCGGCGCACGAGGAGGTGGTCCCCCTGGGCCAGCTTTACGACTGGTGCCAGACGGCCCGGCGTCTGCTGGTGGGCGACCACGCCCTCAGCCGGGTCATCGCCCGACCCTTCATCGGCCGGCCCGGCGCCTTCCAGCGGACCGACCGCCGGCGGGACTTCTCCCTGCCCCCGGTGGGCCGCACCGTGCTGGATGCCCTCGCCGAGCAGGGAGTTCCCGTCTATGCCATCGGTAAGGTGGAGGACCTCTTTGCCGGGCGGGGTATCACCGAGGCGGTGCACACGCATGACGACCTGGACGGGCTGACCAGAACCGCCGAGGTTGCGCGGCGGGTGGACCGCGGGTTGATCTTCGCCAACGTGGTGGACCTGGACACAGTCTACGGCCACCGCAACGACGTCGAGGGCTACGCCCGTCACCTGGAGCGCATTGACGCGGCACTTGGGCCGGTCCTGGACGCCGCGGATGCAGAGACCCTGCTCGTGATCACCGCCGACCACGGGAACGACCCCACGACCCCGTCCACCGACCACTCCCGCGAGTACGTTCCCCTGCTGGTCCGCGGTCCCGGAGTCTCCCCAGGGAGGGACCTGGGGACGCGCGAGACGTTCGCCGACGTGGGGGCCACGGTGGCCGCGGCGCTGGGCGTGCCCTGGGAGGGGCCCGGGTCCAGTTTTCTGGAGGGAGGAGGGTAGGCCATGAGCGATCTCCGGGAAAGCCCCCCCTGGGTGCCGCGCGTCCGGGAGGCCGCGGCGTATGTGCGGGAGCGGACGCGCATCCAGCCACGGCTGGCCGTGGTCCTGGGCTCGGGTCTGGGCGCGCTGGCCGACGCCGTGGAGCGCGAGGCCACCATCCCCTACTCCGAGATCCCCCACTTTCCCGTGAGCACGGCCGCGGGACACGCCGGGAACCTGGTGCTGGGCCTGCTGGAGGGCAAGCCGGCCGTGATCATGCAGGGGCGGGCGCACTTCTACGAGGGCTACTCCATGGGCCAGGTGATCTTCCCGGTGCGGGTGATGCGGGAGCTGGGGGCGGGCACCTTGCTGGTGAGCAACGCCGCCGGCGGCCTCAACCGGGAGTGGCGTGCCGGGGATCTGATGGTGATCACCGACCACATCAACTTCATGGGGACCAATCCCCTGATCGGGCCGCACGAGGAAGCCTTTGGAGCACGCTTTCCCGACATGGCCCGCCCCTACG
Coding sequences within it:
- a CDS encoding Xaa-Pro peptidase family protein; this encodes MSEAPAAVRTLAPRLERVRARLGEEGLDALVLLKAENRRYVTGFTGSAGIAVILPQRCHLLVDFRYVEQAQEEAPECSAVRVTNLIDGLAGFLREAGVRRVGFEAETVTVAQHHRLQELAADVEFVPLQALDRMRWRKDPQEIACIRRGAQIAAAAFREVLPLVRPGVAERDLAAELEYRMRRLGADGAAFETIVASGPRSALPHGRASSRAIAPGDLVTVDWGAVVDGYHSDSTRTLVIGRASEQQRRLHRLVREAQEAALTGLRPGMSGREADALARQRITAAGYGDYFGHGLGHGVGLAVHEGPTLSPREEAVLEPEVVVTVEPGIYLPGWGGVRMEDLVVLRAGGAEVLPGAPRELLEI
- the efp gene encoding elongation factor P; the protein is MISAGDFRPGMVVELEGELHAVLEFHHIKKGRGTAVVRAKFRNLKSGAITERTFMPEERYPRAYLEQRRMQYLYRDDGGYIFMDLETYEQIHLPGELLGDGVRWLKENVEATVVFYEGRAIAVELPTTVELQVVETAPGVRGDTVAGSSKPAVLETGATVNVPFFVGVGDRIRVDTRTGEYVERVK
- the nusB gene encoding transcription antitermination factor NusB, which encodes MTHRRRARQLALQILFQADLGKFPIEDVLEAYRAERPREDWPFITTLCAGVVDRRSALDAQISRYLSGWTLDRLAAVDRTVLRMALYELQHLDTPPTVVINEAVELAKTFGGEESGRFVNGVLGAIHRAATGADRPGPGTAGSRARP
- a CDS encoding acylphosphatase, with product MTAPQTPLPHERVRCRLLVAGRVQGVGFRFYAVRQARMLGVSGFVRNLPDGRVEAEAEGLRVAVEAFIDRMRLGPAGAVVREVRVEWAAPRGEEGFRIG
- a CDS encoding polyprenyl synthetase family protein, producing the protein MGRASPGTDLETYLGMRARQVEVALQALLPPEDAFPAVVHRAMRYSVFAGGKRLRPVLVIAAAEAVGGAVDAVMPTACAVELIHTYSLIHDDLPSMDNSPTRRGRPTCHVVFGEAVAVLAGDALHALAFELLARTPPAVPAATVVQVILEVARSIGTEGMVGGQVLDLLGERREGLPPIPAWPQDPGAAVRDIHVRKTAALIRTCVRAGALLSGATAVELEALSAYGQRVGLAFQIIDDVLDEVGEAARLGKEVQRDALASKLTFPAVHGVEGSRAIAAALTEEAVRALAPLGQRARVLAELAPWLLQREA
- a CDS encoding TlyA family RNA methyltransferase, with the translated sequence MRAAGAKTGMAREERSPRAWTRLDLLLVARGLAESRERAQAAVLAGEVLVEGRPAAKPGMRVAPDAAVALVPRRPRYVSRGGDKLAHALRAFALPVTGTVALDVGASTGGFTDCLLQHGAVRVYAVDVGRGQLDWRLRRDPRVVVLERTHAAHLDAQVVPEAVDLATVDVSFISLTRVLPAVARRVRPGGSIIALVKPQFEAGRGQVRKGVVRDPRIHLEVLRRLVRWIREQGWWVAGVTPSPLAGPKGNLEFFLWVVKDGGRPAEEVDAGIEEAVQAAHAQPRKAGRS
- a CDS encoding NAD(+)/NADH kinase, which translates into the protein MSTFGLLLNPAKLVEHAAGPALVARAVTALAARGEVLVNQEAASLVAEAARPATEADLEEQADVLVVLGGDGTILHGARLAAGRIPVLGVRVGGFGFLAEVNLEEFPTAAERLAAGAFDIEERMMLQADVEREGVRRQRFLALNDAVVAKSGVARVLRLTAWVNDELLASYPADGLIIASPTGSTAYSLSAGGPIVHPRVEVIIITPISPHTFNARSVIVSRNDRVAVEVAPATVGARLTVDGQMDYPIEAGDRVVVRRAEQTTKLVRLARTSFYSILQAKLAWGGR
- a CDS encoding CTP synthase; translated protein: MTKYIFVTGGVASALGKGITSASIGRLLKARGLRVTLLKFDPYVNVDAGTMNPYQHGEVFVTDDGGETDMDLGHYERFIDENLSKANNTTTGKIYLAVITRERRGDYLGGTVQVIPHVTNEIKDEIRRVGAAAAADVVIVEVGGTVGDIEGLPFLEAIRQFKHTAGEENVCYVHVSLIPFLPAAGELKTKPTQHSVKELRSIGIQPDVLVCRTSRPLSASIKEKLSLFTDVPVERVIQAMDARSIYEVPLILEEEGLGRAIVDRLRLPDTPPDLAEWREIVERIRRPLATVRIALVGKYMGVEDSYVSIVEALHHGGIAHRARVEIAKVDSEELERLTQEEVDAHLSAFDGVAVCPGFGARGVEGKVKAIRFARENRVPFLGICYGMQWAVVEFARHVCGLQGANTTEVDPATPHPVIDLLPEQKGVTEKGGTMRLGAYPCRLAPSSRAAEAYGVMEVQERHRHRYELNNSYRTVLEAGGMRITGIYPAKQLAEIIELPDHPWFVGTQFHAEYRSRPTRPHPLYRAFVGAALRRATVEAKG
- the ilvE gene encoding branched-chain-amino-acid transaminase — its product is MGSVTYVNGRFVPREEAAVSVFDHGFLYGDGVFEGIRAYNGRVFRLEAHLDRLYQSAKSILLEIPLSREEMREAILETLRRNGLRDAYIRPVVSRGVGDLGLDPRKCGRPTVVIIADAIQLYPPEAYQRGLRTVTASVRKVRPDTLNPRVKSLNYLNNILARIEANRAGVDEAIMLSPDGYVAECSADNIFIVRDGALWTPPPHLGILLGVTREAVLGLARSQGIPAEERVFTLHDVYTADECFLTGTGAEVGPVVEVDGRAIGTGRPGPITARLLGAFHEMVRREGTPIYPEEARVAPG
- a CDS encoding NUDIX hydrolase, yielding MSPEVCLASRRLFSGRVVGLRVDRVRLPGGGETEREVVEHRGAAAVVPLTERGEVLLVRQYRYAVGEFLLEIPAGTLEPGEAPLACAVRELAEEVGVQARRWDPLAVLYPSPGVLTEAMHLFLATGLVAAPGRAAADEDLAVERLPLGEAVARVERGEIRDAKSVAGLLLAARHRGA
- a CDS encoding phosphopentomutase; its protein translation is MARRVIVLVLDSAGVGELPDAARYGDEGSSTVPHVAEAAGGLRLPSLEALGLGRVVPIAGVAPLPHPQGAFGRMAEQSPGKDSTTGHWELMGLILARPFPTYPDGFPPQIIRAFEQAIGRPVLGNRAASGTAIIAELGEEHLRTGHPIVYTSADSVFQIAAHEEVVPLGQLYDWCQTARRLLVGDHALSRVIARPFIGRPGAFQRTDRRRDFSLPPVGRTVLDALAEQGVPVYAIGKVEDLFAGRGITEAVHTHDDLDGLTRTAEVARRVDRGLIFANVVDLDTVYGHRNDVEGYARHLERIDAALGPVLDAADAETLLVITADHGNDPTTPSTDHSREYVPLLVRGPGVSPGRDLGTRETFADVGATVAAALGVPWEGPGSSFLEGGG
- a CDS encoding purine-nucleoside phosphorylase produces the protein MSDLRESPPWVPRVREAAAYVRERTRIQPRLAVVLGSGLGALADAVEREATIPYSEIPHFPVSTAAGHAGNLVLGLLEGKPAVIMQGRAHFYEGYSMGQVIFPVRVMRELGAGTLLVSNAAGGLNREWRAGDLMVITDHINFMGTNPLIGPHEEAFGARFPDMARPYDPELVRLAERVALEERILLRRGVYVAVSGPSYETAAELRMLARWGADAVGMSTVPEVIAARQMGMRVLGFSAITDMATGEVVEPVTHEAVLAVARELEPRFVRLVRRVVAELSL